A portion of the Deinococcus peraridilitoris DSM 19664 genome contains these proteins:
- a CDS encoding phenylacetate metabolism protein, with protein sequence MDTQWPRWEVFKQDTPGKPHQAVGSVHAVDPQHALVTARTVFVRRPSAVSLWVVRADDIFSRTAEELAAEELARDTGAPEETPGEAGTFLVFRKTSHKRSMTFVDYAGELQATSPAQALGLAREQFQELPVLVWWIIPEQAISRSGDDPDTIDSWFAPARDKTYRQQSFYGVVGSHASKHKPPRTPGGEQ encoded by the coding sequence ATGGACACCCAATGGCCCCGCTGGGAAGTTTTCAAACAGGACACCCCGGGTAAACCCCACCAGGCGGTCGGCAGCGTTCACGCCGTGGATCCGCAGCACGCGCTGGTGACCGCACGGACCGTCTTCGTGCGCCGCCCCAGCGCCGTCTCACTGTGGGTGGTGCGTGCCGACGACATTTTCTCGCGCACCGCGGAGGAACTGGCAGCCGAGGAGTTGGCGCGGGACACCGGCGCGCCCGAAGAGACGCCGGGCGAGGCGGGCACCTTTCTGGTCTTTCGCAAAACCAGTCACAAGCGCAGCATGACCTTCGTGGATTATGCGGGTGAACTGCAGGCCACCTCGCCCGCACAGGCCCTCGGCCTGGCACGCGAACAGTTTCAGGAGCTGCCCGTACTGGTCTGGTGGATTATTCCCGAACAGGCCATCAGCCGCAGTGGTGACGATCCGGACACCATCGACAGCTGGTTCGCCCCCGCCAGGGACAAGACGTACCGCCAGCAGTCCTTTTACGGGGTCGTCGGCTCGCACGCCAGCAAGCACAAGCCCCCCCGCACGCCCGGAGGCGAGCAATGA